From Osmerus mordax isolate fOsmMor3 chromosome 8, fOsmMor3.pri, whole genome shotgun sequence, a single genomic window includes:
- the LOC136947419 gene encoding histone H2B has translation MPEPAKSAPKKGSKKAVSKTAAKGGKKRRKSRKESYAIYVYKVLKQVHPDTGISSKAMGIMNSFVNDIFERIAGESSRLAHYNKRSTITSREIQTAVRLLLPGELAKHAVSEGTKAVTKYTSSK, from the coding sequence ATGCCTGAGCCAGCGAAGTCGGCGCCCAAGAAGGGCTCTAAGAAAGCAGTATCTAAGACTGCTGCGAAGGGAGGCAAGAAACGCAGAAAGTCTAGGAAGGAGAGCTATGCCATCTACGTGTATAAAGTGCTGAAACAGGTCCATCCAGATACCGGCATCTCGTCCAAGGCTATGGGAATCATGAATTCCTTTGTCAACGACATTTTCGAGCGTATCGCCGGAGAGTCTTCTCGCTTGGCGCACTACAACAAACGTTCAACCATCACCTCCAGGGAGATCCAGACCGCCGTCCGCCTGCTGCTCCCAGGTGAACTGGCTAAGCACGCCGTGTCCGAGGGCACCAAGGCGGTGACAAAGTACACCAGCTCCAAGTAA
- the LOC136948113 gene encoding histone H3, translating to MARTKQTARKSTGGKAPRKQLATKAARKSAPATGGVKKPHRYRPGTVALREIRRYQKSTELLIRKLPFQRLVREIAQDFKTDLRFQSSAVMALQEASEAYLVGLFEDTNLCAIHAKRVTIMPKDIQLARRIRGERA from the coding sequence ATGGCCAGAACCAAGCAGACCGCTCGTAAATCTACCGGTGGCAAAGCCCCGAGGAAGCAGCTTGCCACCAAGGCTGCCCGTAAGAGTGCGCCAGCCACCGGTGGCGTGAAGAAGCCCCATCGTTACAGGCCCGGCACCGTGGCTCTGAGAGAGATCCGTCGCTACCAGAAGTCGACTGAGCTGTTGATCCGCAAGCTCCCCTTCCAGCGTCTGGTCAGAGAAATCGCCCAGGACTTCAAGACTGACTTGAGGTTCCAGAGCTCCGCTGTGATGGCTCTGCAGGAGGCTAGCGAAGCCTACCTGGTCGGTCTCTTCGAGGACACCAACTTGTGCGCCATCCACGCCAAGAGGGTTACCATCATGCCCAAAGACATCCAACTGGCCCGCCGCATTCGCGGAGAGCGCGCCTAA
- the LOC136947397 gene encoding histone H2B-like: protein MPEPAKSAPKKGSKKAVSKTAVKGGKKRRKSRKESYAIYVYKVLKQVHPDTGISSKAMGIMNSFVNDIFERIAGESSRLAHYNKRSTITSREIQTAVRLLLPGELAKHAVSEGTKAVTKYTSSK from the coding sequence ATGCCTGAGCCAGCGAAATCAGCGCCCAAGAAGGGCTCTAAGAAAGCCGTCTCCAAGACTGCTGTAAAGGGGGGCAAGAAGCGCAGAAAGTCAAGGAAGGAGAGCTATGCCATCTACGTGTACAAAGTGTTGAAACAGGTCCACCCCGATACTGGCATCTCGTCCAAGGCTATGGGAATCATGAATTCTTTTGTCAACGACATTTTCGAGCGTATCGCCGGAGAGTCTTCTCGCTTGGCTCACTACAACAAGCGTTCAACTATCACCTCCAGGGAGATCCAGACTGCCGTCCGCCTGCTGCTCCCCGGTGAACTGGCCAAGCACGCTGTGTCCGAGGGCACCAAGGCGGTGACCAAGTACACCAGCTCTAAGTAA
- the LOC136948112 gene encoding histone H1-like, which translates to MAEVAPAAPAPAKAPKKKAAAKPKKAGPSVSELIVKAVSASKERSGVSLAALKKALSAGGYDVEKNNSRVKIAVKGLVTKGTLVQTKGTGASGSFKINKAAETKAKKPVKKAVTPKPKKVVAKKAAVAKKPKKAVAKKPAAAKKSPKKAKKPVAAKKATKSPKKAKKPVTPKKVAAKKSPKKAVKAAKPKAAKPKAKKVTPKKK; encoded by the coding sequence ATGGCAGAAGTCGCCCCAGCAGCACCCGCTCCGGCAAAGGCACCCAAGAAGAAGGCAGCAGCTAAGCCCAAGAAAGCGGGACCCAGCGTCAGTGAGCTGATTGTTAAGGCTGTGTCCGCCTCTAAGGAACGCAGCGGCGTGTCCCTGGCAGCGCTCAAGAAGGCTCTTTCTGCCGGTGGCTACGATGTAGAGAAGAACAACTCCCGCGTCAAGATCGCCGTCAAGGGGCTGGTTACGAAGGGGACCTTGGTCCAGACCAAGGGAACCGGCGCCTCCGGGTCTTTTAAGATCAACAAGGCCGCTGAGACCAAGGCAAAGAAGCCTGTCAAGAAAGCCGTCACTCCGAAGCCCAAGAAGGTTGTCGCCAAGAAGGCCGCTGTGGCCAAGAAGCCCAAGAAAGCAGTGGCGAAGAAGCCTGCAGCTGCCAAGAAGTCTCCCAAGAAGGCAAAGAAGCCTGTGGCAGCCAAGAAGGCTACCAAGAGCCCCAAAAAGGCCAAGAAGCCTGTGACGCCCAAGAAGGTAGCAGCCAAGAAGTCTCCCAAGAAGGCAGTCAAGGCAGCCAAACCCAAAGCAGCCAAACCCAAGGCAAAGAAGGTGACACCCAAAAAGAAGTAA
- the LOC136947937 gene encoding histone H4 — translation MSGRGKGGKGLGKGGAKRHRKVLRDNIQGITKPAIRRLARRGGVKRISGLIYEETRGVLKVFLENVIRDAVTYTEHAKRKTVTAMDVVYALKRQGRTLYGFGG, via the coding sequence ATGTCAGGAAGAGGCAAAGGAGGCAAAGGACTTGGCAAGGGAGGCGCCAAGCGTCATCGCAAGGTTTTGAGGGACAACATCCAGGGCATCACCAAGCCCGCTATCCGTCGCCTTGCTCGTCGTGGCGGCGTGAAACGTATCTCAGGCTTGATCTACGAGGAGACTCGTGGAGTTCTCAAGGTGTTTCTTGAGAATGTCATCCGTGATGCTGTAACCTACACCGAGCATGCTAAGAGGAAGACAGTGACCGCCATGGACGTCGTCTACGCTCTCAAGCGCCAAGGACGCACTCTGTACGGTTTCGGCGGTTAA